Proteins co-encoded in one Oreochromis aureus strain Israel breed Guangdong linkage group 3, ZZ_aureus, whole genome shotgun sequence genomic window:
- the LOC120435479 gene encoding uncharacterized protein LOC120435479 encodes MASGEDTAAPPFNGNADQTDEEDSSEEETEEQTVEALQEQLREKDREIQVLREMLSRSHVGQNHDPSQPEERAQNDIVILIDSNGKFIREKKLFPRDKVAKFDCPNTQKAIELLSEEHLGTPTHIIIHTGSSQLRQEQDTLSESLTGVIEKASNTFPESRVVMSALLPMKNMHCDTINKINSRLEKECEKLPNVHFAKHPTININCLYDKVHLLKDKVRIFARTLKDVALDRYPSTY; translated from the exons ATGGCG AGCGGTGAAGACACAGCTGCCCCTCCATTCAATGGCAATGCTGACCAGACCGATGAGGAAGACtcaagtgaagaagaaacagaggaaCAAACTGTAGAAGCTTTACAAGAACAGCTTCGTGAAAAAGATAGAGAGATCCAGGTGTTGAGAGAGATGCTCTCAAGGTCACATGTAGGTCAAAACCATGACCCCTCACAACCAGAAGAGAGGGCTCAGAATGACATCGTCATCCTCATTGACTCCAATGGAAAATTTATACGTGAGAAGAAACTTTTCCCCAGGGACAAAGTGGCTAAATTTGATTGTCCAAACACTCAAAAAGCCATTGAGCTTCTGTCAGAGGAGCATCTGGGAACTCCAACTCACATCATCATCCACACTGGCTCCAGTCAGCTGAGGCAAGAGCAGGACACACTGTCAGAATCTCTCACAGGAGTCATAGAGAAAGCTTCCAACACTTTCCCCGAGAGCAGAGTGGTCATGTCAGCCCTACTTCCAATGAAAAACATGCACTGTGACACCATCAACAAGATCAACAGCAGACTAGAAAAAGAATGTGAGAAGCTACCCAATGTCCACTTCGCCAAACACCCTACCATAAACATAAATTGTCTTTATGATAAAGTCCATCTGTTGAAAGACAAAGTCCGCATTTTTGCCCGGACACTAAAAGATGTGGCTCTCGACAGATACCCATCCACATACTAA
- the LOC116317422 gene encoding toll-like receptor 2 has protein sequence MRRPTSCSSSLLFILVLLFLSESWGQRLNTDNKKPSCDHCNQQLFCNCSHNGFTSVPSVTGSALSLDLSFNKITAVTNDDLTGHTQLKVLDLHGNGLAEIHPSAFDSLWSLEQLDLSYNQLTMLNYKWFSKLEALQQLNLLNNPYSYLGSPPVFGALVRLRKLALGGPSLNELRRGDLSGVTQLEELTVHANNLTSYDAGTLAHIWPLGHVTLSLHGPFLTNVTLAGAMIDDVSYPETPIILKDIHLIGVQSVQPFSKAAKRRIRYLTLHNVSVSDEAIVDLLVVLDGVPLTKLTIEDVTLTGEGWWEKASKTDHKSIDEFHIRNVVILDVYKFTSLLQLGFLLEYPRRVSVINAKVFVMPCLTSHLLKNLQYLDLSDNLLTDLTLVETLCGTTQTLMDIRVLNFSGNALKSLSTVSRLVTKFSKLTHLDISRTGYSFMPSSCPWPSTLRFLNISGAKFTAITPCLPKTLEVLDLSNNNLKDFTLLLPVLRELYLSGNKFLRLPSGLSFPNLQTLTIQSNTLNMFGKTDLQSYQRLENLQAGQNKFVCSCDFVSFVQLELRGGGGIELTDGVDSYICDSPFYLQGQPVDQVRLSVVMCHQVLFVSVSCGLALFVAILLSVVLWRIHAFWYLKMIWAWLKTKRNSRQRQQRRDKADTEALISFDAFVSYSERDAGWVENFLVPELEEPSESSSGTRSASHQPLTLCLHKRDFLPGQWIVDNIMNAIERSRRTVFILSENFVQSDWCRYELDFSHFWLFDGHATGEAAILILLEPLSKDDVPKRFYKLRKLMSSTTYLEWPQEDEKREEFWRSLRNALRGNDN, from the exons ATGAGACGTCCAACCAGCTGCTCCTCCAGTCTCCTCTTCATccttgtcctcctcttcctctccgaGAGCTGGGGCCAGAGGTTGAACACAGACAACAAGAAGCCATCCTGCGATCACTGCAACCAGCAGCTCTTCTGTAACTGCTCCCACAATGGATTCACCAGTGTTCCCAGTGTAACGGGCAGTGCCTTGAGTCTTGATCTTTCCTTTAACAAAATAACAGCTGTGACCAATGATGACCTGACGGGCCACACGCAACTGAAGGTTCTCGATCTCCACG GTAATGGCTTAGCTGAGATCCATCCATCAGCTTTTGACTCTCTGTGGAGCCTGGAACAGCTGGATCTCTCTTACAACCAGCTGACTATGCTCAACTACAAATGGTTCAGCAAGCTAGAAGCTCTGCAGCAGCTCAACCTACTCAACAACCCATACAG TTACCTCGGTTCTCCTCCAGTATTTGGGGCCCTCGTCAGACTAAGGAAGCTGGCCCTTGGAGGTCCTTCTCTGAATGAGCTCAGGAGAGGAGATCTGTCTGGAGTCACCCAGCTGGAGGAGTTAACTGTTCATGCAAACAACCTGACCAG CTATGACGCTGGTACATTAGCACACATTTGGCCGCTAGGTCATGTCACTTTGAGTCTCCATGGTCCATTTCTAACAAATGTGACCTTGGCTGGGGCTATGATTGATGATGTGTCATATCCTGAGACACCCATCATTCTGAAAGACATCCATTTGATCGGAGTTCAGTCTGTTCAGCCCTTTAGTAAGGCAGCCAAAAGGAGGATCAG GTATTTGACCCTACATAATGTTTCTGTGTCTGATGAGGCTATTGTTGACTTGCTGGTGGTATTAGATGGAGTTCCACTGACCAAACTTACCATAGAAGATGTCACACTAACGGGCGAAGGCTG GTGGGAGAAAGCTAGCAAAACTGATCACAAAAGCATAGATGAGTTCCACATCCGTAACGTTGTGATTCTGGATGTCTACAAATTTACCTCACTTCTACAACTGGGTTTTCTGCTGGAGTATCCAAGAAGGGTGTCTGTCATAAACGCCAAG GTGTTTGTGATGCCTTGTCTTACGTCCCATCTGCTGAAGAACCTGCAGTACCTTGACCTGTCCGACAACCTTCTGACAGACCTGACTCTGGTGGAGACACTTTGCGGCACAACACAAACTTTGATGGACATCCGAGTTTTAAACTTCAGTGGAAACGCTCTGAAG TCTTTGTCCACCGTGAGCCGACTGGTCACAAAGTTCTCTAAACTGACACACCTGGACATTAGTAGGACCGGTTACAGCTTCATGCCCTCAAGCTGTCCTTGGCCTTCCACCCTGCGATTCCTAAACATCTCCGGGGCTAAGTTCACAGCCATTACCCCCTGTCTACCCAAAACCCTGGAG GTGCTGGATTTGAGTAACAACAACCTTAAAGATTTCACTCTACTTCTGCCTGTACTCAGGGAGCTGTATCTCTCTGGCAACAAGTTTCTGAGGTTGCCTTCTGGGCTATCCTTCCCCAATCTACAAACCCTGACCATCCAG TCAAATACCCTGAACATGTTTGGCAAAACAGACCTCCAGTCATACCAGCGACTCGAGAACCTCCAGGCTGGTCAGAATAAGTTTGTCTGCTCCTGTGACTTTGTCAGCTTTGTCCAGTTGGAACTCCGAGGAGGTGGCGGTATAGAACTGACAGATGGAGTGGACAGCTACATCTGCGACTCCCCTTTCTATCTACAGGGACAGCCAGTGGATCAAGTCCGACTCTCAGTTGTCATGTGCCATCAGGTTTTGTTTGTGTCAGTGAGCTGTGGCTTGGCGTTGTTTGTAGCCATTCTGCTATCTGTGGTGCTGTGGCGCATCCATGCCTTTTGGTACCTCAAGATGATCTGGGCATGGCTCAAGACCAAGCGTAATTCTCGACAACGGCAGCAACGCAGAGATAAGGCAGACACAGAAGCCCTGATATCCTTCGATGCCTTTGTTTCCTACAGTGAAAGAGATGCTGGCTGGGTGGAAAATTTTTTGGTACCTGAGCTAGAGGAGCCAAG CGAAAGCAGCTCTGGGACTAGGTCGGCATCCCACCAGCCATTGACTCTCTGCCTTCACAAGCGGGATTTCCTTCCTGGACAATGGATTGTGGACAACATCATGAATGCTATCGAACGCAGTCGGAGGACTGTCTTCATCCTCTCCGAGAATTTTGTGCAGTCTGACTGGTGCCGCTATGAGCTTGACTTCTCTCACTTCTGGCTTTTTGATGGTCATGCCACTGGTGAGGCAGCCATTTTGATCCTACTAGAGCCGTTGTCCAAGGATGACGTCCCCAAACGCTTCTACAAACTGCGCAAACTGATGAGTTCCACCACCTACCTAGAGTGGCCACAGGAGGATGAGAAGAGGGAGGAGTTCTGGAGGAGTCTGCGTAATGCTTTGAGAGGAAACGATAACTAA